The segment GTTGACTCCGGGTTGATGGTCACCGACACCGGGATTTGGCTGGAGCCATCGGATAGCTCAAGTCATCAACTTCGAATCGAAGCTCGCGAAATCGGGATCAACGCCCTCAATATCCAACAGGTATTCTGGAGCCACGGACCGTCCGGCAATCCTGCATCCACTGTCGGCTTTGTCGCCGGAGGAGGAACCGATCAAGGCACCTTCAACCAATCGCCTCGCGTCGACCGATTGCTTATTGCTGGCTCACTGCCTGCGGTCCCTGAACCGACTTCCGGGGCTTTCCTGATCGCGCTGTTCATTGCATGCGGCATCAAACGGCATCGAGGCTGAATCGCGAAACGCGATCAGGCCAAAACCCGCAGGTCGCCTTCGCGTCGCGTAAATCCGGATTCGTCGAAATACTCGCAAAGCGGAACTGCCCATTTGCGGCTGGTGTCGATAAGCGTGCGGATGTCGCTCATCGTCATCCCGCCCCCCGTTTCGATTGCTTCGCGAATTTTTTCCTGCGCTGAATCGAAAACCTCGGCGTGAAAGTAGTACTCACTGTTTACTTTGATGATGTCGCCATTCTCGGCCGCCATCTCCAGCAACTCCGGAACGGATTCCTTGTTCTTCGTGGCTGACTTCTGCAACTCCGCAGCAGTTGGGGGTTTCAATTCGGCTGCCCGCAGCTGTTTCAGCAGTTCTTCCAACAAGGCTTTCTGGCCCTTGGAAAGCTTGGGGCCAAAACCGGCAAGCGACACGGACTGAACATTCGCAAAGACAGTTTTCTCTTTCTTGAGATGTTCGATCACCGCATCGAGCAACTCTTTCTGTTTCAACCACGCAAATTCGTTCTCGACAACGTTGCGTTTGTGATTGAAACGAAGCGGATTTGCCTCGTGTAAACGAGTCAACGTCTTCACGACCTGAGCGCCAAGTAACTCAAAACGGTCTCGATGCATGCAAACAGAACGCGTTTGCGAGATTGCGGTTTCGACCAGTTCGCCAGACTCCTTGAGCCGGTCGTAGGTTGCCAGAAAATCAATCGCACCCGCAACCCGGGGAAAAGATGCCGGATCGAAACTCGCGTCATTGAGTAAGTAAACGGCCGACGCCGCACGTTCGTCCGGAGATTCGGAGTCCATGCGGTTGACGTGTTTCAGGTCCGCTGCGGTGGCTTTCTTGATCGCTGCCGCTTCCGGGTGAAGGACGCGACCTCCGCCGATCGTCATGACCGGCGACTCAAGCCGAATCACGAAAGGCTGATTCCACACTGTGACCGCAGGCTCGGATAGCCAAATCTGCGCTATGCCACTTTTCCCGG is part of the Mariniblastus fucicola genome and harbors:
- the selB gene encoding selenocysteine-specific translation elongation factor; translated protein: MRDLILGTAGHIDHGKTSLIGALTGTNTDRLPEEKKRGITIELGYAFLEIGDYRIGVVDVPGHEKFVRQMLAGATGMDMVLLVIAGDDSVKQQTIEHLDILRLLDLTCGVIALTKCDLCEDSWLELVEDEIRSTVADTFLHDAPIIRTSSKTGMGIDELKQALGDAAGKVAATEVANLESAPFRMAIDRAFSIEGHGTVVTGSVSSGKLSMGDSVEVQPGSIPVRVRGIQNHDSGSEEVHRGQRAAINLGGVKLDEFGRGHELAAVGHLVPSSLLTVRIHLLSSVRKPLKDRTRVRFHVGTAELFGNVRLLGCSEIDPGKSGIAQIWLSEPAVTVWNQPFVIRLESPVMTIGGGRVLHPEAAAIKKATAADLKHVNRMDSESPDERAASAVYLLNDASFDPASFPRVAGAIDFLATYDRLKESGELVETAISQTRSVCMHRDRFELLGAQVVKTLTRLHEANPLRFNHKRNVVENEFAWLKQKELLDAVIEHLKKEKTVFANVQSVSLAGFGPKLSKGQKALLEELLKQLRAAELKPPTAAELQKSATKNKESVPELLEMAAENGDIIKVNSEYYFHAEVFDSAQEKIREAIETGGGMTMSDIRTLIDTSRKWAVPLCEYFDESGFTRREGDLRVLA